In Nostoc sp. GT001, a genomic segment contains:
- a CDS encoding SGNH/GDSL hydrolase family protein codes for MLARQIQTNSFPVAEQQVIRVLFIGNSYTYFNDLPWLTQQLAASGKEPKKLETEMVVIGGATLQNHWKRGKALRLLKAKRWDYVVLQEQSTLPITNPKEMYKYATLFDAEIKRVNSQTVFYLTWAKQNQPETQQILTDAYMNIAQELKAKVAPVGIAWQKVQEANPKLNLYSSDKSHPSPIGSYVAACVFYTTFYENSPVGLSRRICSCDSSNPQENNRIELESLSKTDAQIIKNLVYSIVIKI; via the coding sequence ATGCTAGCAAGGCAGATTCAGACAAATTCTTTCCCCGTAGCTGAACAGCAGGTAATCAGAGTTTTATTTATTGGCAACAGCTATACATATTTCAACGATCTTCCTTGGTTAACACAACAGTTGGCTGCTTCAGGAAAAGAACCTAAAAAGTTAGAAACTGAAATGGTTGTGATTGGTGGAGCTACACTTCAAAACCACTGGAAACGTGGTAAAGCACTCAGACTTTTGAAAGCAAAACGATGGGATTACGTAGTACTGCAAGAGCAAAGTACTTTACCAATTACTAATCCCAAGGAAATGTACAAGTACGCTACTCTGTTTGATGCTGAGATTAAGCGAGTTAATTCCCAAACAGTGTTTTACTTGACTTGGGCAAAGCAAAATCAACCAGAAACGCAACAGATATTGACTGATGCTTACATGAACATTGCTCAAGAACTGAAAGCTAAAGTTGCACCTGTGGGAATAGCTTGGCAAAAAGTTCAAGAAGCAAATCCGAAATTAAACCTTTACAGTTCCGATAAAAGCCACCCTAGTCCGATTGGATCGTATGTCGCAGCGTGTGTATTCTATACAACATTTTACGAGAATAGTCCCGTAGGCTTGAGTCGTCGTATATGTAGTTGCGATTCTAGTAACCCACAAGAAAACAATAGAATTGAGTTGGAAAGTTTAAGTAAAACAGATGCCCAAATCATTAAAAATTTGGTTTATAGCATCGTCATAAAAATATAA